GTGCTATGAATTTATCACAAGTTATGAGCTAAGGGCAGAGACAAAGGGAgctgtaactttttttttgttttgttttttctggtcTTTAGTATGTATCCAAAATTTATCTTAAGACCTACAGTCTTCAAAATGTGTGCTCACTTGTTGATGATGCTTTTTcccaaaaaatctttaaaaaacaattggTAATAGGCAATCCTTTAAAATATTGCTTTGAGACATTAGATGAGGCTaaatgaatagaaagagaaaatagccAAAACTCCATCCTTTGTCCTTTTCTGTAATGGTATTTATAGTGAGTTTTAGTCTAAGAGATTAACAATACACATCATTTCCTTCTGGGATAACACCAGTAATGACAGTTTATCTCGTGCCTTGAATTGTATAATGGCTAAATCACCTACAGTATCACAGCCCAGTAGAGGCTACCCCTTGTCATGAAGTTACAATTACacagatcctctgattccagacAACCAGCCAGAACAAAATCACAATATGCCTTTAAAAAagaagctagggaaaaaaaaaaaaaagtgtcaggcCCTTCTGATGACAGGGGAAATCCTAcattgaaataataatgataataaaacctCCTTGCATTATAGCAGAGCAGACTCCTGACATTCTCTAGGTTGGTATAAAGTTTGAGATGAAAGTAAAAAGTGACAGGTATCCCTGTGTGTTAGACACAGCTATTACCTCCTTGAGTTAGAAACTGTGAAACATTTACAGCAAAATCAACCCTTGGTCAATTTCTCTTTGGTTTATATCCTCTTCAAATCCAGCAATTTTggtactttttttattattattattattaacatggCCTTTCcttcattcatattcatattcttaaaagtaaacaaacaaaaaataacaaacaaaccaGAAAGCCAAGAACCAGACATCAAATCCATaccagcaaaaggaaaaaaaaaaaagaaaaaagaaaaaaaaaaaaaagaaaaaatgaaagaaagaaaaaaaaagaaacaaaaacagttCTTAAAAGTCCAACCCCTATGTACAAACTTTTAAGAAGTAGATGCCGTAACACGGAGGTTTATTCCAACTTAATCTCATCCTTGAATgaacttccttcaagtctcaactcctttaaaaaataaccaCAGTCACTTTCCTGGTGGttgtaatttaattaaataaccTTTCACACTGAGCAAAACCCCAAAGCAAAAGGCTCATTAATCTTTCTAGTGATTAGAGACACCTCAAGAGCTTCAAACATTTACCTCTCCTTCCCAGCAGCTGAAATGCTTTTAGGAGGATCATGGTTCATACCTCACATTCCCTGGAGCCAGAGATGGTGTATGTGCAAGGCCCTGATCCATTAACTGATACATCCATGGTCTCAGAGTTTGTTGGCTTGTAGTCCACGTAATACTCCTGTAACGGGGAGTTCATTTGTCTTTCCGATTCTCTGGCCTTTTTCCGGCGTCTCTTCATGAGAGAATGCTGCTGGAGTTGTTTCATGCTGGCCGGATACCGCTTCCAAGACACGTAGATCACCAAGAGGATCATAgccacagagagaaagagggccACGCTGCCAGCAATGATCTTGTGGAACGACACATGCTCATACTCTGGCTCGGTGCCAGGCATCTGAAAACCCGGGGAAGGGCTCGGTGTGATTGGAGTCGGTTGGGTGGTTTCCAGTTTGGAGACAGTGGGTTTGAGAACGACCAGAGGCTTCTGGGGCGTTTGTGGGGCCTGACGGGACTTCTCTGTCACAACCACCTGGATTTCAGCACATATATTGTAGGTCTCCACCGCGTCGCTGACCTTCTCCCCCTGGATCTGCTTAGGGCCCGCACATATCATCGTGCTCTCTTTATTCCCTTTGAAATTTTTAAGCCAAGAAAAAAGGGGGCAAATGCTCCGACTGCATTCCCACATGTTCCCTGACAAGGTGATGGATATTAAAGAGATCCAAGCATTGACAGTCTCCTGAGAGATGTTGGTGAGCTTGTTGGAATCCAGGTTCAACTTCTGCAAGTTGGGCAGACATTTAAAAGTGCCTGGCTCGATCCCTTGGATATCATTGCCCGATAAATCCAAGTTATGGAGGGAGCTCCAAGTCCACGTCAAGCCTTGGTTGATGGAGCGGATCCGATTCCACTGCAAATAGATAGAGCGAAGGTTGAAGAGCCGGGGAAAATGGGCGAAGTTGATCTTGGAAAACTGGTTGTGCTCCAGATGGAGCTCCTTCAACTTCAGGAGGCCGGCAAAAGCATTCCGGGACAGGCTCCGGAGGCGGTTGTAGCCCAGGTCCAGAAAGTCCAGGTTCCGACAGTCTTGGAAGACCCGGATGGGTACTGTCTTCAGAGAGTTGGACCTCAGGTGCAGGATGATGAGCTTCCGGAGGCCCTTGAATTGCTCCGACTGCAGGGTCTGCAGTTTATTGTAGGACAGGTCCAGGTTCCGGAGGTTGGGAACCGGATGGAATGTCTTGTTGTGCAGGTGGGTGATCTTATTGGAGCTCAGGATCAACTCCTTGAGCCTGCGGATCCCCTGAAAGGCGTCCTCGTCCACGGAGCTGATGTAATTATGGTCCAGATAGAGCCACACGAGCTGATTCAGCCCGGCAAACTGATTGGCTTTCAGTTTCTGGATGCTGTTGAAGCGCAACGACAAGCCCTGAGACCCACCCGAGATGTTCCTGGGGATGTCCGCGAAGGCGTGAGACTCACAGTACACGATCTTCCCATCGCACCTGCAGTTTCTGGGGCAAGGTCTCTGAGCACCCGTGAGCATCACGAGCAGGACTGTGGGTAACAGCACCAGGACCACGCTCATGCCTCTCAGCTGCTTAATTAAATGGAAACCTACAAGAgggggaaacaaaataaaaaaccacAAACAAAACAAGTGGGCTTTTGAGGCGAGGTAACTCCCTTccgtgggggggagggggaggggctttACAAAGCTTGGGCAGGTGGGGAATATAAAGGCAGCTTActgctttcccttcccccccccctttttttttttttttttcctaaggcatgATTTTCCTTATCACCGCATAGGAGCTCTTAAGGAAGTGTCTCTTTCTTGATGCTCAATTACTTTGGGGATGATTTATGGGTCTCTGGAGCTGGCCACGGGCTCGTCGAGTTCCAGCCGTCCCTATGTTCATCAGCTTGCTACGTCGCAGGGATCTGCTTATCATCTGACACCACAGTTCTAACAAGTAACATATTTGTCAAGTCACTGTATTCAGTGCGGGCCGTGGAGAGAAGTGCGGGGATTTCagggggtgggggcggggaggggtGCTACTTCCTTGGCCCTTTtggcttgggggaggggaaggggaggagggatcGTTTAACGGAACTGCGGAGAGAAGAGTTGGTAGGCTGTAAAGTTTCCCCTGCCGTAGACTGCGTGCCCCTCGCCTGACGGGGAGATGACACGGGGACGGCTCCCGGCAGCCACCGGAGCGTGGCGTGAACACTAATAACCCGGAGCACCAATTCCGGCCTCCTAATAAATGCCGACGTAATAAACAGACGAGAGAGAGGGAGAGCTGCGTCTGTGGGTCCCTGGTCCAGGATCCTTGCGCCGAAGCGGAGGAGACTGCAAAGTTTCCTTCGCCAGGGGCTCGGGCCGGAAAGGGCCGCCAGAGTTAGGCTAAGGAAGCCACTCGGTGGCTCTTTCCTATTCAGGGACCGAGGAAGGGAAGGGATCCCCCTACTTTCTCTCCTTCAGGTCCGCGtcctccccgccccctcccccccagtcagGTCAGGACGGCTGGGCTCCCCGCAAAGTTGTACTGCTTCTCGCAATCAGCTTTCATCTCCCTGGCGTTGGGATTTAAAAGCGCTTCTCTCCTCcctcaataattttattatttctcaggGGAGGGGGCAAAATCAAGACTCCGCTCGCCTGCAGTTTGCTCTTTCGCATATTCCCCATTTTAAAACCAGAGGCAATGGGCACGGAGCCTTCCTCTCAAAATCCTGTCGTCTTCCATCTAAaactgcttgcttttttttttttttttttctctctctaatttaGCCCCCGATCTTGCGCTGTGCTCTGTCTCTCCTCGCCAGCCCCAGTCTCACTGAAATACGTTCCAGTTATTCCAGACAGGAGAAGGGAGTGGGGGTGCtagagagaaaagggggggggaggcagTCACACTTGACAAAATAAGGCTGCCAAATGACTGCTTGAAATTTGGAAGCTGGGTTAGGGCTCGGGAACAATGCTAGGGAAATCACCTCTAAAGTAACgatgacccccccccccaaacgcACACACACATAGAACAACACAAGCTGCAAAGTGTTAAGTAGCCTCCTGCCAACCAAGGGGACTCAAAGCATGGGTGATACTATCCTGGAATCGGGAGGCAGCCCTGTGATTGTGGAGCCCACAGATCCCAATCTGGCTATGCAGGAGCAGCTAGGGATCATCTGAGGAGGCATCCCTTTTTAAGAGTCTGGTCAACTCCTTTCTGGGCATTTACAGAATCGTTgtctattgggggggggggaggttgcaGGGGGGAAAGGATGGATCTAAAAATATTCTAACAAGTCCAGTGAGTCACCTGGCCAAGTGATGCCCTCCTGCTGGCTGCCACCCCCCATCACCCCCCTACCCTTCTGTCAGCCTTAATGCCCTGCTGAgtctatccccccccccccagagctAGAGCTCTgatgagaaggaaataacaaaagttCACTTACCCATCCTTTGTCATCCAAAAGCagctccccctctctttcttcctttccttccttccttcctccctcaggtCTCTTCTTGCTGGCTTCCTGGTCTTTAATCCACCACAGCCTTCATGCCATGGGTACAGCTGTCACTCACAACCATCATGAGCGGGCATGTGTGCCAGGAACCCACACAAAGTTCCCCAGAgaggacaagggggaaaaaaaaagaaataaagaaagaaaagaaaaagaaaaaaagaagaagaagaagaaatgggggttggggaaaggggggagggaggaagcaggtgggggagggaggggaggagggagcaggCTCTAGGCTCTAAGGGCCATTGTGTAATTGACCAGAGGGCCCCAGGCTGAAATTGACAATCCCTGGGAAAGGGCCCTAGCGCCTTGCAGGGAAGGCAACCAACTTCTCTGAAGAGCTTCCCCCCAGTACCTGGCATTCCTTATGGCGCTGCCTTTGGCCATGCCCGGCTCCTGCCAGGCATCCTCTGGGGCCCCCCCTCACTTCTGGGAGCAAGCAGGCCTCCCTCCCGGGGCTGGAGGGCACAGCACCCCAGCCCGGGGATTTCAGAAGCGAGGCTGGCTCGGTTTCTCCATTGAGCAGGGCAGGTCTAGAGCGCTTTGTAGCTAGGCTGAGAGGCAGCTCTTGTCTAATTCCGAAGGCTTTCCCTGAGACTGATGGTGCTCCGAGCTTGTTGGTGCTAATGCTTTCGTTTGTGATACACTGAGTGCCCTCCACTGGAGAAAACAGATCGCACATTAAAGGCATGAACAAGTGAGCCTGTCAAGGCTCTGCAGCCTTCCCTCTCTTGTTCAGACAGGAAAATTAAAGGCACAGAAACACaactctctcccccccccttaataaatgtttatggaaaaGATCCCCTTCCACTGACTGCAAAACTAAGTAAAACACCTGTTCCCTCCATATTTAGCAAGCAGCAGTATTTATTTAAAGGAGGTCCTGACCAGAATCTGTATTCCCTCtgcaaattacaaatattttattatcctGATGCAACAGGGGAACTGGTGCATCTTTTAAGCCTCCCTTCCCCCTCAGCCCTTCTCCTGCgtttgctttgatttttaaaagaaaccacTTAGAAATGGGGCTGAGCAAATTGGGCTGAGAATAATGCAAAGCAGCTACTTACAACTGGTAGTTAAAAACAAAGTGGTGAAGTTCATGGTAAACAAGGTattaaggaaaaggagagagagagaaaggacaggCCTTAGAATCAGCAAAAGGGAAGGCGCAGGTCCCACCTTTCCAGGTTTATTAGATACAAATCTTCCGGAACTCTGTAATCCAGTCAAACTTGGATAAGTGGCATTATGGTACATGATATGTCAATTTCCAACTCCAGGCTTTTGCCCAAGTCATCCTCCTTCCCCCATTAGGAGGCACTTCTCCATTATTTCTTCCACTTGGtattccttatttccttcaaaaagCAACTCAGCTCTATATGAAACTTTCCCTGATCTTCCCACCTCTGGTTATCTTGAGTCCCAaagttaccttgtatttattataaatctaaattgatatttatatataaatgatgcatttaattatatttatatgacatatataatataataatatttaatatataaatatactatataattatttttatatatcacataaatatatagctatttattataattacatataatatatacatatacacacatatatttgcatgAATAATATGTGTATTGATGTatacagatgtatatatatatatatatatatatatacatatatatatatatatatatatatatatatatatatatatatatgcattttatgcATCGAGGGCAGATAGTTGccacaatagatagagtgccaagcctggaagcaggaaggcctgggttcaaaacTAGTTTCTAATGCTTAgcaactgtgtgattctgggcaagtcaatatACTCtctttgccccagttttctcatctgaagaaTGATCTGGGgatggaaatgacaaactacttcaggatctttgccaaaaacaaacaaaccacaaaaaaaaagaacaaatcaggTCACAAAAGCCAGCCAAATctaaacaatgacaacaaattaTCAGGGGGAGATAGGATTTACACTAGAAAACTACTTGGTTTTTCTTAAAGTAATGGAACCTACTAAATATCATTTTCCAATcagaatatataacaaatatggcAATCGATCAGGGGAGcctagcatacagtaggtgcttaatatatgtcaATTCTGAGACATTCATCTAAGTGGGACAGGAAATCTGCACAAATTGTTTGATGGAAATGGTTCTGCTCTATGTGAAATCAGGAAATGAGAACTGAAATATCTAATATCTTAGTAGAAGTCTCCACTCAAATCCATAAGAAATTGTTTCTGGGGCATATAAGGACCTTTGTCTCAGGGTGCCACTTCTTTCCCCTACCCACCTGGtaaaatagcttttaaatttattaaaagacgaaaatttgaatttttaattaaCATTCTTGGTGCACCAGGGATGCCAAAAATTGATCAAAATAGCTGTGTTCATTCTAGGACACATTGGATATTATACAGAAATGTTCACACTGGGATTCTCACACTTCTAGAGTTCTTATAGTTCTGATATTTAAGTTCACAAAAAGTTCAAACTTTCCATGAACTTGAATGAGgcaaattatatctttattttttgttaggcaaaatttagcatttccttcagttatttaaaaatataattctgagaaGGGTTTCATTCATAAGTTTCCTCAGTGAACTAGTGAaagtctctctccttcccttatctcactctccttttctccctctctcttcctctgtctccatctctctctctctatctcacacacaaggagggggaagaaggggagagagagagagagagagagagagagagagagagagagagagagagagagagagagagagagaaagagagagaaagagagagaaagagagagaagagagagaagagagagagagagagagagagagagagagagagagaagagatgaggagagagagagagagagagagagagagagagagagacatagagacatagagacatagaaacatagaaaggagagggggggagaaagacagacagagagagagagaaaggagaagagagagacagagggagagagggagagggaggggagagagggagaggggagagatgggagagacagatagagagacagagacagagagagagacagagagaaggaaaaagtaaaagtaaaagaaaaagaaaaagaaagagagagagttaaGAATCACTACTCTGCAAGAAGCCTACTCTTCTTCAAATGTTATGTGggaactagcaaaaaaaaaaaaaaatgcaggaacCATGATTTACCTTCTTTGCCATATGTGATTTCTAAGATTGAATCCACTTGTCCCTGGATGATTTATGTACTAGTAAAAAAATTTTAGGAGTAGAAATGTTTTGTAGCAACTAGACTATCACAGTTAAGtctcattataaaaaaaaaaaaaaaacaaaaaaaaaacaaaaaaaaaacacaacattttTTAAGTCTGTCAGTAAGAGACAACAGCTGAAGATCAATAGGGGAAATGTTATGGTGAGGGATAATGAGAATTAAAAATGACTCTTTAAAATTCTCAGGGCCCCTAGAACTCCGAAGGGAAATGTTGCTATGTTTCAGGAATCCTGATAAATTTTAGGAAAACAATTCCAAGTGAGCAAGATGACCCATGAACTCAGAAGTTGCCTTGAAATAAAGagtatatatagtaaatataggGCAGTGGTGGCAGTGTTTTGGTGATGGTGATTTGATTACCATAGCTAGAATGGATTGGGAGGAAGGAGTCCTTTGCAGGTGCATGTAGTGAAGATGAAGAATAAGGTTCAAGCTAAATCTGCTGAATGCTCCCTAATGAGAACTTGGAGCACTAGGTCAAAGTTGGAGGCTGGAGTTCAGGTAAgaggtaagcacttaataaaaatcaaatcaaataaaatccTTTACTGAGCACATCTACTATGTCTATGtaataagcattttacaaatatgatctcatttgatccttacaataagcTTGGGAAGCAGatgatattattttcattttatagttgaggaaactga
The DNA window shown above is from Sminthopsis crassicaudata isolate SCR6 chromosome 2, ASM4859323v1, whole genome shotgun sequence and carries:
- the LRRTM4 gene encoding leucine-rich repeat transmembrane neuronal protein 4 isoform X1; the encoded protein is MGFHLIKQLRGMSVVLVLLPTVLLVMLTGAQRPCPRNCRCDGKIVYCESHAFADIPRNISGGSQGLSLRFNSIQKLKANQFAGLNQLVWLYLDHNYISSVDEDAFQGIRRLKELILSSNKITHLHNKTFHPVPNLRNLDLSYNKLQTLQSEQFKGLRKLIILHLRSNSLKTVPIRVFQDCRNLDFLDLGYNRLRSLSRNAFAGLLKLKELHLEHNQFSKINFAHFPRLFNLRSIYLQWNRIRSINQGLTWTWSSLHNLDLSGNDIQGIEPGTFKCLPNLQKLNLDSNKLTNISQETVNAWISLISITLSGNMWECSRSICPLFSWLKNFKGNKESTMICAGPKQIQGEKVSDAVETYNICAEIQVVVTEKSRQAPQTPQKPLVVLKPTVSKLETTQPTPITPSPSPGFQMPGTEPEYEHVSFHKIIAGSVALFLSVAMILLVIYVSWKRYPASMKQLQQHSLMKRRRKKARESERQMNSPLQEYYVDYKPTNSETMDVSVNGSGPCTYTISGSRECEVPHHMKTLPYYSYDQPVIGYCQAHKPLHVNKGYDTISREQAETTNLELSRDHSFIATIARSAAPAIYIERIPN
- the LRRTM4 gene encoding leucine-rich repeat transmembrane neuronal protein 4 isoform X2 encodes the protein MGFHLIKQLRGMSVVLVLLPTVLLVMLTGAQRPCPRNCRCDGKIVYCESHAFADIPRNISGGSQGLSLRFNSIQKLKANQFAGLNQLVWLYLDHNYISSVDEDAFQGIRRLKELILSSNKITHLHNKTFHPVPNLRNLDLSYNKLQTLQSEQFKGLRKLIILHLRSNSLKTVPIRVFQDCRNLDFLDLGYNRLRSLSRNAFAGLLKLKELHLEHNQFSKINFAHFPRLFNLRSIYLQWNRIRSINQGLTWTWSSLHNLDLSGNDIQGIEPGTFKCLPNLQKLNLDSNKLTNISQETVNAWISLISITLSGNMWECSRSICPLFSWLKNFKGNKESTMICAGPKQIQGEKVSDAVETYNICAEIQVVVTEKSRQAPQTPQKPLVVLKPTVSKLETTQPTPITPSPSPGFQMPGTEPEYEHVSFHKIIAGSVALFLSVAMILLVIYVSWKRYPASMKQLQQHSLMKRRRKKARESERQMNSPLQEYYVDYKPTNSETMDVSVNGSGPCTYTISGSRECEVT